One part of the Lytechinus pictus isolate F3 Inbred chromosome 3, Lp3.0, whole genome shotgun sequence genome encodes these proteins:
- the LOC129256612 gene encoding protein Wnt-7b-like, translated as MECNQKERETGCYKTRMNMSYRCFVIFSVFLLISIPNKTDATWMWLGAASLGATMVGHDTIPDQSVTQPPSINNILVDPHTLCQRFPGLTVEQRRVCSTTPDIINMISEGAKVGIIECQRQFSTERWNCSVIGDVNNPFGEIMNTGNKETAFIYAITSAGVVYSVTRSCSVGNLTECGCASPHGRPSDGVVGEDEEWKWGGCTDDVDYGIKLARKFVDAADEDSSSSPSPPPSLAKGRTLTIKPGVHEMNLHNNEAGRQVSRNYFLLLTVIALIKIKRNYIHTFLFSK; from the exons ATGGAGTGTAACCAAAAGGAAAGAGAGACTGGATGTTACAAAACCAGAATGAATATGTCTTATCGATGTTTTGTGATCTTCAGCGTGTTTTTGTTGATATCAATACCGAACAAGACAGATGCTACATGGAT GTGGTTAGGAGCAGCATCTTTAGGAGCTACAATGGTTGGTCATGATACCATTCCAGACCAGTCTGTTACTCAACCTCCATCAATCAATAATATCTTAGTCGATCCTCATACACTCTGTCAAAGATTTCCTGGACTCACTGTTGAACAG CGGAGAGTATGTTCTACTACACCTGATATCATCAACATGATTAGTGAAGGAGCTAAAGTTGGGATTATTGAATGTCAACGTCAATTTAGCACTGAGAGATGGAACTGCTCCGTTATTGGTGACGTAAACAATCCGTTTGGAGAGATTATGAATACAG GCAACAAAGAGACTGCATTTATCTACGCTATCACATCAGCAGGAGTGGTATACTCTGTAACAAGATCGTGTAGTGTTGGTAATCTTACAGAGTGTGGATGTGCATCACCTCACGGTCGTCCGAGTGATGGTGTCGTGGGTGAAGATGAGGAATGGAAATGGGGAGGATGTACAGATGACGTCGATTATGGAATAAAGTTAGCCAGGAAGTTTGTTGACGCTGCCGATGAAGACTCATCATCGTCGCCTTCGCCCCCGCCGTCTTTAGCTAAGGGTCGTACATTGACTATCAAGCCTGGTGTACATGAAATGAATCTACATAACAACGAAGCAGGCAGACAGGTCAGTAGaaattatttcttattattaaCAGTGATAGcactgataaaaataaaaaggaactatattcatacatttttattttcaaaatag